In Acidisarcina polymorpha, one DNA window encodes the following:
- a CDS encoding M15 family metallopeptidase, which produces MTGKAWSPGCPVPLDDLLSIRLTYFGFDHLTHEGTLVIHKRFAQEASAIFQELYDIRFPINKIDPYENYEVGGGNAEKDVTVGFYCRKAQDAPTEWSGHAYGIAVDLNPFDNPFHDVKEGWWPQGSDARSKRDDAKGKVSPNTEAFQIFARHGWAWGGFYSGEPDYMHFYKATLGGNGNVLERAYVATGLQYVPAEPVEGGEAKGQPKGKEQK; this is translated from the coding sequence ATGACCGGGAAAGCATGGAGCCCTGGTTGTCCCGTACCGCTGGATGATCTGCTCTCGATCCGTCTGACCTATTTCGGATTCGATCACCTGACCCATGAGGGCACGCTGGTAATCCACAAGCGGTTCGCCCAAGAAGCCTCCGCGATCTTCCAGGAGCTGTACGACATTCGGTTTCCGATCAACAAAATCGATCCCTACGAGAACTATGAGGTTGGTGGAGGCAATGCAGAAAAGGATGTGACCGTCGGCTTCTACTGCCGCAAAGCGCAAGACGCGCCCACCGAGTGGAGTGGTCATGCCTACGGCATCGCCGTCGACCTTAATCCCTTCGACAATCCGTTCCACGACGTGAAGGAGGGTTGGTGGCCGCAGGGGTCCGATGCTCGTTCCAAGCGCGACGATGCCAAGGGCAAAGTGTCTCCTAACACTGAGGCGTTTCAGATCTTTGCTCGGCATGGCTGGGCGTGGGGAGGCTTTTACTCGGGAGAGCCCGACTACATGCACTTCTATAAGGCGACCCTCGGCGGTAATGGAAACGTCCTCGAGCGGGCTTACGTGGCGACAGGCTTGCAGTACGTCCCAGCTGAACCAGTAGAAGGCGGCGAGGCGAAGGGACAGCCGAAGGGCAAGGAGCAGAAATGA
- a CDS encoding protein kinase domain-containing protein, with protein sequence MRKLAFRVGIIRIAMALPPGSRLDNYEVLGLLGAGGMGEVYHARDSALRREVAIKILPPFVSQNPERVQRFELEARAAAALNHPNILAVYQLGSFQGSLYLVTELLEGETLRGQLKLAPVFPRKAIDYAVQIAQGLSAAHEKGIVHRDLKPENLFVTKDGRIKILDFGLAKLIQPRTAPDGDLPTLTHQTSPGLIVGTAGYMSPEQIRGNGVDHRTDIFAFGVVLYEMLCGVRAFHRDTDVETMTAILNEDPPAISQVLPTAPPGLQRVVHRCLEKNPEQRFQSASDLAFAIEALSGSNATPVALAAPHPHLSQKWMRWLLISATISAIVAVTFYLVVKRNSALLRISGYTQITHSGNAGEVYGTDGVRLYLSQNRYGITEVAVAGGDISPLKIDLPNPFLADVSPDGSKFLVFSLNSGTGPSQPFWSLNILGGAHQYLAAGVDASWSPDGNLVAYTTPDGYLFLIKSDGTGGHKLASIGGRGYGPSWSPDGKAIRFSKSGGLWEISSSGADLHPLLPGWKGYVCCGGHWTSDGHFFYFNSDGQIFTRDERRSLSGKQTAPVKLTTGPIEWGNPIAGKDGTKIFVQGSIRHGELIRLDPHTKQFQTYLGGLSADSVAFSKDGQSIAYVSYPDCILWSARRDGSDRVQLSSPPTCPLQPAWSPDGSQILFVNSSGEDGPKAFLVPSHGGSSQRLVPNDKGLETDPSWSADGTKIVFSNSRLGGKDPNSVLKIFDLKSDQVSTLPGSTGLFAPRWSPDGRSIAAIHMDSMGLNVFDVKTQRWSNPYKGLIGYQSWSADSKNVYFLNFLENPAVLRVRAADGATERVVDLKDFRYAGNDGGWMGIDPTGAPLFLRDLGTSDIYSLNLERK encoded by the coding sequence ATGAGAAAATTGGCTTTCCGCGTAGGTATAATCCGCATTGCTATGGCTCTCCCTCCCGGTTCGCGGCTCGACAACTATGAGGTTCTTGGCTTGCTGGGCGCGGGCGGAATGGGCGAGGTCTATCACGCCCGCGATTCGGCGCTGAGACGTGAAGTTGCGATCAAAATTTTGCCCCCCTTTGTCTCACAAAATCCGGAACGCGTTCAGCGCTTTGAACTGGAGGCGCGAGCCGCTGCAGCACTGAACCATCCCAACATTCTCGCCGTTTACCAGCTCGGCTCGTTTCAGGGCTCGCTTTACCTGGTCACTGAGCTGCTCGAAGGCGAAACGCTGCGCGGCCAACTTAAGCTCGCCCCCGTTTTTCCGCGTAAGGCAATCGATTACGCCGTGCAGATCGCCCAAGGACTTTCTGCGGCCCACGAAAAAGGAATAGTACATCGCGATCTAAAACCTGAAAACCTCTTCGTCACAAAAGACGGACGCATCAAGATATTAGATTTTGGTCTTGCCAAGTTGATCCAGCCGAGAACGGCACCAGACGGCGATTTGCCGACGCTCACTCATCAAACTAGCCCCGGCTTAATTGTGGGTACCGCAGGCTATATGTCGCCCGAACAAATACGCGGCAACGGCGTCGACCATCGCACCGATATATTCGCGTTCGGTGTTGTTCTCTACGAGATGCTCTGCGGGGTGCGTGCCTTCCATCGTGATACCGACGTCGAGACCATGACCGCTATCCTCAACGAGGACCCGCCGGCCATCTCGCAGGTTCTCCCAACGGCTCCTCCGGGTCTGCAAAGGGTCGTTCATCGGTGCCTTGAGAAAAATCCCGAGCAACGTTTTCAGTCAGCTTCCGATCTCGCATTTGCTATCGAAGCACTCTCAGGGTCAAATGCCACGCCAGTCGCGCTTGCTGCCCCGCACCCGCACCTGTCTCAGAAATGGATGCGCTGGCTGCTCATTTCCGCAACGATTTCCGCCATCGTCGCCGTGACCTTTTATCTGGTAGTGAAGAGGAACTCTGCCTTACTGCGCATCTCCGGGTATACGCAGATTACCCATTCCGGCAACGCTGGCGAGGTTTATGGAACGGACGGCGTTAGACTGTATCTCTCTCAAAACAGATACGGCATTACGGAGGTCGCAGTCGCAGGTGGAGATATTTCTCCATTGAAAATCGACTTGCCGAATCCGTTTCTCGCGGATGTCTCACCTGATGGTTCCAAATTTCTCGTCTTCTCGCTCAACTCAGGTACCGGTCCCTCCCAGCCTTTCTGGAGCTTGAACATCCTCGGTGGAGCACACCAATATCTGGCCGCGGGAGTAGACGCCTCCTGGTCGCCAGACGGAAACCTGGTCGCTTACACCACTCCAGACGGCTACCTTTTCCTTATCAAAAGTGACGGGACAGGAGGCCACAAGCTGGCTTCGATTGGAGGCAGAGGCTATGGCCCCAGTTGGTCTCCAGACGGCAAAGCGATTCGGTTCTCGAAAAGTGGTGGACTGTGGGAGATATCCTCCTCAGGAGCCGATCTCCATCCCTTGCTGCCTGGGTGGAAAGGCTACGTTTGTTGCGGTGGGCACTGGACGTCCGACGGGCATTTCTTCTACTTCAATTCGGACGGGCAGATATTCACTCGCGACGAACGTCGGTCTCTGTCTGGCAAACAAACGGCTCCCGTGAAGTTAACAACCGGACCTATCGAATGGGGTAATCCCATTGCAGGCAAGGATGGAACAAAAATATTCGTGCAGGGCTCGATTCGGCATGGCGAACTGATCCGATTAGACCCGCACACCAAGCAATTCCAAACATATCTCGGAGGACTATCGGCGGATAGCGTGGCATTCTCAAAGGACGGCCAGTCCATCGCTTACGTTTCCTATCCTGATTGCATACTCTGGAGCGCGAGACGTGACGGCAGCGATCGGGTTCAACTGAGCAGTCCACCCACATGCCCGTTGCAGCCGGCATGGTCACCGGATGGCTCACAAATTCTCTTTGTCAATAGTTCAGGTGAGGACGGTCCAAAGGCCTTCCTCGTTCCATCGCATGGAGGCAGCTCGCAACGACTCGTTCCTAACGACAAAGGGCTAGAAACAGACCCGAGTTGGTCTGCGGACGGAACGAAGATCGTGTTTTCGAACAGCCGATTGGGAGGTAAAGACCCGAACAGCGTCCTGAAGATTTTCGACCTCAAGAGCGATCAGGTATCAACTCTACCGGGATCGACGGGATTGTTCGCTCCTAGATGGTCCCCTGATGGTCGCTCGATCGCTGCAATTCACATGGACTCAATGGGCTTGAACGTCTTCGACGTAAAAACGCAGCGGTGGTCCAATCCCTATAAGGGGCTTATTGGTTACCAATCGTGGTCAGCGGACAGCAAGAACGTCTACTTTCTGAATTTCCTAGAAAATCCAGCCGTACTTCGAGTCCGCGCGGCGGACGGCGCGACTGAGCGCGTCGTCGATCTAAAGGACTTCCGCTACGCGGGGAACGATGGCGGATGGATGGGCATCGACCCTACCGGTGCGCCGCTATTTCTTCGCGATCTGGGCACTTCCGACATCTACTCTCTAAATCTCGAAAGAAAGTGA
- a CDS encoding retropepsin-like aspartic protease, whose amino-acid sequence MKSHLLRISIWVFLAPMVQITSRAEAHCPADTPGLHPRLVAGALLVVPVKINGKGPFDFMVDTGSQLNVINPALATMFQVKSQGTVGLVTTSMVLHAPVVILDSLQTGLLTVDKPLAAVQDLGPIQAADPRIRGVLGENFLAHFDFLIDYPHRLLCLDDAKLMRRKLRGDPIPLLASKDSETDLPLTHRLVVTVNLSATGRRPVLLQVDSGSDGQILFAGNKELEEPLLKLAKLQGLEVGEARRAFVVLPSQDMRLGSRVLRKIRFVMPANGAQSPPEEGADGILSTILFRRVYVSHSDHFIIFDPK is encoded by the coding sequence ATGAAATCCCACCTTCTCCGTATATCCATCTGGGTCTTTCTCGCCCCCATGGTTCAAATCACATCCAGGGCAGAAGCGCACTGCCCGGCCGACACACCTGGTCTGCATCCGCGCTTGGTCGCGGGGGCACTGCTCGTTGTTCCGGTGAAAATTAACGGGAAGGGTCCGTTTGATTTCATGGTGGATACGGGTAGCCAGCTCAACGTTATAAATCCGGCGCTCGCCACAATGTTTCAGGTGAAATCGCAAGGCACCGTCGGCCTGGTCACCACCTCTATGGTTCTTCACGCTCCGGTCGTGATTCTCGATTCGCTGCAGACCGGTTTGCTGACTGTTGACAAACCGCTGGCTGCCGTCCAGGACCTCGGACCGATTCAAGCCGCAGATCCGCGCATTCGGGGTGTGCTAGGTGAGAACTTTCTGGCTCACTTTGACTTTTTGATTGACTATCCGCACCGACTACTCTGCCTAGATGATGCGAAGCTCATGCGAAGGAAGCTTCGTGGAGACCCGATTCCGCTGTTGGCCTCAAAGGACTCCGAAACTGACCTGCCTCTCACTCATCGCCTCGTTGTTACCGTCAATCTCTCTGCTACGGGCAGGCGGCCGGTCCTGCTCCAGGTCGATTCCGGAAGTGATGGTCAGATTCTTTTCGCGGGCAACAAGGAATTGGAAGAGCCTCTTCTAAAGCTAGCCAAGCTGCAGGGATTAGAGGTAGGCGAGGCGCGTAGGGCCTTCGTTGTCCTGCCTTCCCAGGACATGAGGCTTGGATCCCGCGTCCTTCGGAAAATACGCTTCGTGATGCCAGCTAATGGGGCGCAAAGCCCTCCGGAGGAAGGCGCTGATGGAATACTGTCGACCATACTGTTTCGGCGCGTCTACGTTTCCCATTCGGATCACTTCATTATTTTTGATCCCAAGTGA
- a CDS encoding winged helix-turn-helix domain-containing protein, protein MVEPHLPPRLVRFGAFEADLRTGELRKDGVKLKFSGQPFRVMAILLERPGEAVTREELQKRLWPDTFVDVERNLNTAINKIREALDDSAESPRFVETLPRRGYRFIAPVEADFPVASQGPVEQPIDQPAISRSRRTLRLAILSSATLLATGSVLWFSVRRTRETPRVVRFTPLSNDGQKKAGPILSDGVRIYFNEILPDGRSVIAQVSVKGGEVTPLVVPLKAPSARDLSRDGTELLIASAEGIPASSEGVQESSIWLQPVAGGSPLRVGTILAQDAAFGVDGTTIIYSQGNDVYTANRDGSSTQKLLAVDHSPSHFRFSPDRKELRFFTSAHFLMSAAANGTGLHTMFPGGPGDWTPDGRYFIMVRQDPGYTTGHFEVWTLPELKTFRWSKQDREPIRLTSGPFEFWWPTSGKDKKEIFTIALDPRAEVIRYASHDRNFVPYFGGVSAEGLAFSPDGQWVAYTTFPDGTLFRSRVDGSERLQLTSPPMQVVMPRWSPDGKQIAFNATLPTPATWNIYRVSSAGGTAERLLPSEQSQLDVDWLPDGKSLIFGSAEEQDRGLYVLHLESRRVSLLPGSTGFFSPHPSPDGRYISGTTVVSEKLMLFDISAQRWTKPCDCTVGYPSWSHDGKYLYFQYYPAPDKAYRIVRLRMSDRKIEDVAEISKVGRVTAGTWGEWFGLAPDDSPLFARDISIQEIYALEMKWP, encoded by the coding sequence ATGGTTGAACCACACTTACCACCCCGACTTGTACGCTTCGGCGCGTTCGAGGCAGACTTGCGCACAGGCGAATTGCGCAAGGATGGAGTGAAGCTGAAATTTAGCGGGCAGCCGTTCCGGGTGATGGCCATCTTACTGGAGCGCCCGGGCGAGGCGGTAACTCGCGAGGAGTTGCAGAAACGCCTCTGGCCCGACACGTTCGTGGACGTTGAGCGCAACCTCAATACCGCCATCAACAAAATCCGGGAGGCTCTAGACGACTCGGCAGAGAGCCCGCGGTTTGTCGAGACGCTTCCGCGACGAGGATACCGTTTCATCGCGCCGGTTGAAGCGGATTTTCCCGTGGCGAGCCAGGGCCCCGTCGAACAGCCGATCGATCAACCAGCAATATCGAGGAGTCGCCGCACTCTCCGGTTGGCGATTCTCAGCAGCGCAACCCTCCTTGCTACAGGGTCGGTCCTCTGGTTTTCGGTTCGCAGAACGAGAGAAACGCCGAGAGTCGTGCGCTTCACACCATTGAGTAATGATGGCCAGAAAAAGGCCGGCCCTATTCTGAGCGACGGTGTCCGGATCTATTTCAACGAGATCCTGCCCGATGGCAGGTCCGTGATCGCCCAGGTCTCCGTAAAAGGAGGCGAGGTTACTCCGCTTGTGGTCCCCCTCAAGGCCCCATCCGCTCGTGATCTGTCCCGGGATGGGACGGAGCTTCTGATTGCAAGCGCCGAAGGTATTCCTGCAAGCTCCGAAGGAGTTCAGGAGAGTTCGATTTGGCTTCAACCCGTCGCGGGCGGTTCGCCACTTCGAGTCGGGACTATTCTTGCACAAGACGCCGCATTCGGCGTAGATGGAACCACCATCATCTACAGCCAGGGAAATGATGTGTACACGGCGAACCGCGACGGTTCCTCAACCCAGAAGTTACTCGCGGTCGACCATAGTCCCAGCCATTTCCGCTTTTCTCCCGACCGCAAAGAGCTTCGGTTCTTCACAAGCGCCCACTTCTTGATGAGTGCCGCCGCCAATGGAACGGGTCTTCATACGATGTTCCCGGGCGGTCCTGGAGATTGGACTCCAGATGGGCGATATTTCATCATGGTAAGGCAGGACCCGGGCTATACGACCGGCCATTTTGAGGTCTGGACGTTGCCGGAGTTAAAGACTTTTCGTTGGAGCAAACAGGATAGAGAGCCGATCCGGTTGACTTCAGGCCCCTTCGAATTCTGGTGGCCAACCAGTGGAAAAGACAAAAAGGAAATCTTTACGATTGCATTAGACCCTCGTGCTGAAGTCATTCGTTACGCTTCGCACGATCGCAATTTCGTGCCTTATTTTGGTGGGGTATCAGCAGAAGGCTTGGCCTTCTCGCCAGATGGTCAATGGGTGGCCTATACAACTTTTCCGGATGGGACGCTCTTCCGCAGCCGTGTCGACGGAAGCGAGCGGCTCCAACTTACCTCGCCCCCTATGCAGGTCGTCATGCCACGTTGGTCGCCCGATGGTAAGCAGATCGCTTTCAATGCAACTCTTCCCACGCCCGCAACTTGGAATATATACCGTGTCTCCAGCGCCGGGGGTACGGCCGAACGTCTGCTACCCAGCGAGCAGAGCCAGTTGGATGTGGATTGGTTGCCGGATGGGAAGTCGCTTATCTTCGGTTCCGCTGAGGAACAGGATCGCGGCCTCTATGTTTTGCACCTGGAATCACGGCGTGTTTCGCTCTTGCCTGGCTCAACAGGATTTTTTTCTCCCCACCCGTCTCCAGATGGGAGGTACATCTCGGGCACTACCGTTGTATCTGAGAAGTTGATGCTCTTTGACATATCCGCACAGAGGTGGACGAAGCCGTGTGACTGTACCGTGGGCTATCCTAGTTGGTCGCATGACGGGAAGTACTTGTACTTCCAGTACTATCCTGCTCCAGACAAGGCGTACCGAATCGTTCGCCTCCGGATGAGTGATCGCAAAATCGAGGATGTTGCGGAAATCAGCAAAGTCGGTCGCGTAACCGCCGGCACTTGGGGGGAATGGTTCGGACTCGCTCCCGATGACTCTCCGTTGTTTGCTCGGGACATCAGCATCCAGGAAATCTATGCGCTTGAAATGAAGTGGCCTTAA
- a CDS encoding TolB family protein — protein MAWSPDGAWMYFSSDAGGHFHIWRQRFANGKPEQVTFGATEEEGMAMASDGRSFITSVGLVQSTIMLHDSKGDRQLSSASHAANPRFSSDGQSIFYLVPLHGASGHLTDLESGELFRVSLETGENQHLLPGILMGGYALFPDGKRVVFSATDRAGHSHLWIADIELGSPPRQFPSTVNEDTPNVDQNGNIYFRAAEGGSNFLYRMKEDGSDRVRVLPYPIIGSHGLSPDGHWAVVGRASPANAAAPDLAAVPLDGGTPVIICHNRCDAVWGDQGKVLAILLYVKGTGKTVLFQVDAANGVPSLSSEGVDSTDHPETLRGAKVLDKLIVPGPNSGQYAFLNETVRRNLYRIPLH, from the coding sequence GTGGCGTGGTCCCCCGATGGAGCCTGGATGTACTTCAGCTCCGATGCCGGCGGCCACTTTCACATCTGGCGCCAACGGTTCGCCAACGGCAAGCCTGAACAGGTGACCTTCGGCGCGACCGAGGAGGAAGGCATGGCTATGGCGTCAGATGGTCGTTCGTTCATCACCTCCGTAGGGTTGGTGCAAAGCACGATCATGCTCCACGATTCGAAAGGCGACCGGCAACTCTCCTCGGCAAGCCACGCTGCAAACCCGCGATTTTCGTCCGACGGACAATCGATCTTCTACCTCGTTCCGCTCCACGGGGCCTCCGGGCATCTGACAGACCTAGAGAGTGGAGAGCTCTTTCGCGTAAGCCTGGAAACTGGCGAAAATCAGCATTTGCTGCCTGGTATTTTGATGGGCGGATACGCCTTGTTCCCGGACGGAAAGAGAGTCGTATTTTCCGCTACCGACCGGGCGGGCCACTCCCACCTTTGGATAGCGGACATAGAACTTGGGTCTCCGCCGAGGCAATTTCCCTCGACCGTTAACGAAGATACGCCGAACGTTGACCAGAACGGCAACATTTACTTCCGTGCTGCCGAAGGCGGCTCAAACTTCCTTTATCGAATGAAGGAGGACGGAAGCGATCGGGTAAGAGTGTTGCCCTACCCGATCATCGGTAGCCATGGGCTTTCGCCGGACGGACACTGGGCAGTCGTCGGCCGGGCGTCGCCCGCAAATGCAGCCGCACCTGATCTCGCGGCCGTCCCACTCGATGGTGGAACTCCAGTCATCATCTGCCACAATCGGTGCGACGCCGTGTGGGGAGATCAAGGAAAAGTCTTGGCGATACTCCTCTACGTGAAAGGAACCGGCAAAACGGTACTCTTCCAGGTTGATGCCGCCAACGGAGTTCCCTCACTGTCGTCGGAAGGAGTCGACTCAACCGATCACCCGGAGACCCTACGGGGAGCTAAAGTGCTGGATAAGCTAATCGTTCCGGGGCCAAATTCAGGGCAATACGCCTTCTTGAATGAAACCGTTCGCCGAAATCTCTATCGCATTCCTTTGCATTAG